The Nitrosomonas communis genome has a segment encoding these proteins:
- the cycA gene encoding cytochrome c-550 CycA, whose protein sequence is MKYITAYAVAIAAMFAFMTGAAIAASDAPFEGRTKCSNCHKSQAKSWKDTAHAKAMESLKPNTKKEAKVKAKLDPEKDYTQDKDCVGCHVDGFGKTGGYSIDAPKKPLTGVGCESCHGPGKNYRGDHRKAGQAFEKSNKTTPRKTLADKGQDFAFEESCNACHLNYEGSPWKDAKPPYTPFTPDVDPKYAFDFDKMVKDVKAMHEHFKLDGVFVGEPKFKYHDEFQASAKEGEKGKEE, encoded by the coding sequence ATGAAGTACATTACAGCCTATGCCGTTGCTATCGCAGCCATGTTTGCATTCATGACAGGCGCTGCTATCGCCGCCTCAGACGCCCCATTTGAAGGTCGCACCAAATGCAGCAACTGTCACAAATCGCAAGCCAAATCCTGGAAAGACACCGCCCATGCCAAAGCGATGGAATCGCTCAAGCCCAATACCAAAAAGGAAGCCAAAGTCAAAGCCAAGCTGGATCCTGAGAAAGACTATACCCAGGACAAAGACTGCGTCGGCTGTCATGTCGACGGATTTGGCAAAACAGGCGGCTATAGCATTGATGCCCCGAAAAAACCGCTGACAGGAGTAGGCTGTGAATCCTGTCATGGACCGGGCAAAAATTACCGTGGCGATCACCGCAAGGCCGGGCAAGCTTTTGAGAAATCAAACAAGACCACGCCGCGTAAAACCCTGGCAGACAAAGGACAAGACTTTGCGTTTGAAGAAAGCTGCAATGCCTGTCACCTGAACTATGAAGGTTCGCCCTGGAAAGATGCGAAACCGCCTTACACCCCCTTTACTCCGGACGTGGATCCGAAATACGCCTTTGACTTTGATAAAATGGTCAAAGATGTGAAAGCCATGCACGAGCACTTCAAACTCGATGGTGTGTTTGTGGGTGAACCTAAATTCAAGTATCACGATGAATTCCAGGCCAGTGCTAAAGAAGGTGAAAAAGGAAAAGAAGAGTAA
- the haoB gene encoding hydroxylamine oxidation protein HaoB: MSTANDKQRPPGGRWQDKLLPLLGITLVTGGFILLSWFAYLWLTPQTAPYHYQLIAEGEANQFPELELEAWPTLKVSKYEIHIAEKDQPIALAYFGQKEKEGPVLLNWENQTGEPLLALERKPSELSALASAIGKYVSPDALILAWWDTSRQIHLLSERNTLFNAHLNEPLIIPARWQQHADTIRTYESDLSHSVPTAQERDQFQRFTEALLQPPEAGAAKLRDLIGPNQEAYLVIHVSDLYKLGLLHPDKFGVAYKNFMLTGNIHGLINHMKVEMKEHDYNTYTLQSLSDRDIRAFFLADEPSTQTLMARLLPFTEKEPPLNLQAVQLVYQQGGYWVYKLP; the protein is encoded by the coding sequence TTGAGTACTGCCAATGACAAACAGCGCCCCCCCGGGGGGCGCTGGCAAGACAAGCTCCTCCCGTTACTAGGCATCACGCTCGTAACGGGAGGTTTCATTTTACTTAGCTGGTTTGCTTATCTCTGGCTGACACCGCAGACAGCCCCCTATCACTACCAGCTGATCGCAGAAGGGGAAGCGAACCAATTTCCGGAACTCGAACTGGAAGCCTGGCCGACGCTCAAGGTCAGCAAATATGAAATACACATAGCAGAAAAAGACCAGCCCATTGCGCTGGCCTATTTCGGGCAAAAGGAAAAAGAAGGGCCGGTACTGCTCAACTGGGAAAATCAAACGGGAGAACCGCTGCTTGCCCTGGAGCGCAAACCCTCGGAGCTGAGCGCATTAGCCAGCGCCATCGGCAAATACGTCTCGCCGGACGCCCTTATCCTGGCCTGGTGGGATACCTCGCGTCAAATACACCTGCTGTCCGAACGCAACACCCTGTTTAACGCACACTTAAATGAACCGCTCATCATTCCGGCGCGCTGGCAGCAGCATGCCGACACCATCCGTACCTATGAAAGCGACCTTTCACACAGTGTGCCCACCGCACAAGAACGAGACCAGTTCCAGCGCTTTACTGAAGCCCTGCTGCAACCGCCCGAAGCAGGCGCAGCCAAACTGCGTGACCTGATTGGCCCCAACCAGGAAGCCTACCTCGTGATCCATGTCTCTGACTTATACAAATTAGGACTGCTGCACCCGGACAAATTTGGCGTTGCCTACAAAAACTTCATGCTGACCGGCAATATCCATGGGCTGATCAACCACATGAAAGTCGAGATGAAAGAACATGATTACAACACCTATACCCTGCAATCCCTGTCTGATCGCGACATCCGGGCATTCTTTCTTGCCGACGAGCCCAGCACGCAGACCCTCATGGCGCGTCTGCTGCCTTTTACTGAGAAAGAGCCGCCACTGAACCTCCAGGCGGTGCAACTCGTTTATCAACAAGGGGGATACTGGGTATACAAGCTGCCATGA
- a CDS encoding NapC/NirT family cytochrome c — translation MTALQKGSIGSLLIGGLLGIVLVAVVFGGEAALSTEEFCTSCHSMSYPQKELKQSSHYGALGVNPGCKDCHIPQGFENFHLAVATHIVDGARELYLELVNDYSTLEKFNERRLIMAHDARMNLKKWDSITCRTCHKDPQPPGESAQAEHKKMETEGATCIDCHQNLVHEEAPMTDLNASLAAGKMVLKPEEDEEAEDEDDEEEGNSEEAEENASEEGSDDDV, via the coding sequence ATGACCGCACTACAAAAAGGATCAATTGGCAGCTTGCTGATTGGCGGGTTGCTGGGAATAGTATTGGTAGCCGTCGTATTCGGAGGGGAAGCAGCGCTTTCCACAGAAGAATTCTGTACGAGCTGCCACTCGATGAGTTATCCGCAAAAAGAATTGAAGCAGTCCTCACACTATGGCGCATTAGGCGTTAATCCCGGCTGCAAGGATTGTCATATTCCGCAAGGCTTTGAGAACTTCCATCTGGCAGTGGCCACCCATATTGTGGATGGTGCGCGTGAGCTCTACCTTGAACTGGTTAATGATTATTCCACATTGGAAAAATTCAATGAGCGTCGACTCATCATGGCGCATGATGCGCGTATGAACCTCAAAAAGTGGGATAGCATCACCTGCAGAACCTGTCATAAAGATCCGCAACCACCTGGCGAAAGCGCTCAGGCCGAGCACAAGAAAATGGAAACTGAGGGAGCCACCTGTATCGATTGCCATCAGAACCTGGTCCATGAAGAAGCTCCGATGACGGATTTAAATGCGAGCCTAGCTGCTGGCAAGATGGTGTTGAAGCCGGAAGAAGACGAGGAGGCTGAGGATGAAGATGACGAAGAAGAGGGAAATAGTGAAGAAGCTGAAGAAAATGCTTCCGAAGAAGGCTCCGATGATGATGTTTAA